The nucleotide sequence AGACAAAAAGGAGGTGGTTATCTCGTTAGAATAAAACTGCCAACAGGCCAAGTGGCATGGCATCATCCTACGAGAATCCCTGCGTTCAATAAAGTAATGCCCTTGCATGGCATCTTATTAACACAAATGCCactctttaattaaattttggttaGTCCTCCAATCAACGGTTTCCACCTCATCGTACCAATCTTTAAAATCAACCTTGAAGCATCATTTTCCCGACTAATAAATTTGGACGGTTAATTGATAACAAGAAAAGTCATGCATTTATTTTGTCGATGGAAAAGTGATACACGCGTATGAAATTAAGTAATGAAATATGGATTCAGAGTAGGCTTAGTAATTTCTTATCCAATCTGTTAATTTGATACGAAACAACGCTCAAATAAAATGTTTTGGATCAATCTATTAATTAGTTGGATCATTATCAGGTCATCCATGAACAACTCGATAAAATATAAGTTTAAACATTTATAAATCACAATTTCTTGCGTGGTCCTATAACTCGACAAGAGTTATTAACAAATTGAGTCATTATCAGATCACTTGTTAAGATAACGAgtttgacatgcaataatcCGTTAAGATAATGGATATGTCAtgaaaatgacacgaaaacgacctGTTTAACATGATTAATTCAAAGTGTGTATATCTTCATAGTCACTATTGAATTTTCTGTAATTGATATGAAcatataaattttgtttcttaataGAGACATgtcaaatgaaaaagaaaactcgATACTCATACCATTCAAGTGTTCGCATGATTCATCTCTATCACTTGTATATTTTCTATCCTCCACTATCAATAAAAGCAAAATAGCACACTTGTACttacaaaatataaacaatGAAATCTTAACCACAAAATCACAACTAAACGTGTATTAGACTCAGACTCAAACATACAccgaaataaattaaaattacacAACAACCTCCACCATTTGAGGGATGAGAAGAAATCCCATGTGTATTGGATTAGGTTTAGGACCACAAAATCAGATCAACAAGAAAATTcctatattttttataattggaaGGTTCTTATTTCACAAGAATCATAATAGGTGggattttaacctaaaaaaggGTACCTTATCTTCCTAATTCTTCTGAAATTTAatacaaataattaatttttatttccaGCCACCTACAATTTATtatatcatttttcaatttacatcggtccaaaaagaaaaaaagaggaggGAAAAAATGTGAGAGAAGTCACATGATTCCCAcacaatttatttaaaaaacactacctttggttttatttatttattaaattaattaggtttattcatgaaataaatatatttatttatacatAGCAACCTCATACAAGTTGTAAAacacaaaaagcaacaaaaatTCATGTGGAGACAGAGTGGCAGCATGGAAATTTCGAGACACTCGCGGGGCAAAGAGTTGATATCCCCCTGCTACACTCCCATACAAGCACAAATTTAATATCACACGCACAAACTGTTTCTCAACACCCAAACATTCGCTCTCTCActcctcactttctctctctatgacTACCATGAAAGAGCCACCTCTCTCCCGTCGCAGAAGGCCAACTTGCCACCAGCCCAAGATGCTGAAGCTCGTCTGCTGCTTCAACGGCGCGTTCCTTACCCGCCCGCCGTCCGGGAAGCTCCGCTACGTCGGCGGCGAGGCCAGAATCGTATCTGTGGACCGCAACATCGTGTACTCCAAGCTCCGATCAAAGATTTTGGATCTTTGCCCCAACAGTAACACCTCAGTCACCCTCGTGTACCAGCTTCCGGGTTCCGGCTCCGACTCCGACTCCGCCGCCCCTCTCGTCATCGTGGCGTCAGACGACGACGTTCGGTGCATGATCGAAGAGTACGACAAGCTGGAGCTGTACGGTAAGTCCCCGAGGCTCTGGGTCTTTGTTTGTTGTAGCAATGGCAGTGATGATGTCAATGGTTATGTGAATTGCGTGAAAGGAGTGAAATTTAGTAATGGGCTTGAGTCGGAAAGCGAACATGTAGGAACCCACCACCGCCATTTGGGCGGCGAAGCTCATGTGGAGGAGAAGACGGCGGTGAAGAACTTTGGGGGCGGACGGTCCGGTGATGAATCGCTAAGAAAAAAGGTGCTGAAACAGCAATTGCTTGCAAAGCAATCGGCTTTTCGGCGTCGTTTTGGTGCTGGTGAGAGTGATGTGGAAATGGGGTTTTTGGGTGAATCCCAAAAGGGTGGATCTTTTGATAACAGATTAGGGACTAATTGTGGTGATAATCTAGGGAGTTTTTCGGTGTCTCAGGCTAATCCGTTGAATCCCAGAGATGGGAATTTGAGGTTGAAAAGTAAGAGTTATGGGCAGTGCTATTCGGGGAGGTCGGGGAGGGTTTTGTGTAATGGGGTTGGGAGGTCGAGTCAGGCGCCACCTGCGAAACCAGTACCGGGTTGTAACGGTTGTTGTAGTGATGCTAAGCAGGATTGTAGAAGCAATGGAATGGCTGGGATTAGTTATGTGAACAGAGAAAACATTATGCCTTGGGAGTGGGGCAGTGATTCTTTGGCTGGAACTACTGTGTATCCTGTGAAGTCTTCTTGTAGTGGTCATAGGGCGTGGTGCGGCTTAAAGAGCCAGATTCGTAACCATAGGTTTGGTGTGAATGATGCTAGAAATAAGCGGTGTTATCAGTACCATGTTTGGAACCATAATCGGATCAACATAGCTGAGATGGGGAGCCATCGAACAAGGCGGGGAATTTCAGCACGAAAATGCTACCCAGGGCTTAGGCCAAATTTGAACATTGCAAAGCAGGGGCAGCCTGTAAGAGTATATAATCCGAGTTTATGGAGGCAATGTTCTGGTTTCTCGGAGCATGCAATGGAAGAAAGACTGAGGATGATGGGTTCTAGCTCAACGAAGGACAGCTACCTGATAGATAATCCGAGCGGATCCTATTCAGGTAATTGTGGTGCATATACTGGCGTGGGAAATCAATCTCTCGTGAATTCTGATGCCATTGAGAGTTCATCTCCATCTGTGAAGACAATGGACATTCTGGAAGATCGCCTAACTGGTTCTAAGTTTGGGAAGTGTGAATGTCCATATCAAACTTCATATGAAAATCTTCATGGAATGCCTGGTTATTGCGAGCTTGAGAAGGAGACGCGCCTGATGGACTCTCATGAGGTTGCTAACACCTCTGGTTTTCCAAGTGAAGTGGGCTGTAGTAATGGATTGGAAGGTGATAATAAGTTGCCTGATGGGGAAGCAGTCATCGACGCTTTACAAAATTGCAAAAATGGCATTAATGACATACAAGTTTCATGTAGCGGAGTCCCAGCTTCAGTGAGTGTTTCTTTGCATAACCTCTCACTGTCATCATCCAAAGAAGTGGAAGCTCCTCAACTGTCTTCTCATGCCAGCAGTGTTGTGTCTTCTGATGTCAAACATCAATCAAAGCCTAGAGATCTCATGGATGAAGGACAATTTACCCCAGATCATCAAGTCGATGAATCCAATGGAGTTGCACCTAATCCTGCCTCCCAGAATTCAGCTAAGAAAGAGAAGGATAATGTGCATGATGAGGAGGTCCAACAGGACCCTTCATCTGGTATCACCATTGATGAAAAGGTAGTTACTTGAAGACATTTTATCTCCTTTTATTACTCTCAATATACGAGAAATCAGAAGGAAAAAAGAACATTTGTTATAGGTTTCTAGTAGCTTTACTATTCAAAGTATACTTTACTCAGCTTCGACTTATGATTATGTTTTCTTAGGCCAACAATAAAGTAATTGGTGGAACCTCCAGTGATCTGGCTGCGTTTTATGCCCATCTCGCAACTCGAGAGCTTCAGGTAGCTTTTGATCATATACAATTTCTGCTTTATAAGCATGTGGAGCGTGAATGGAATGTAGGATTGATGTTCTCCACTTTGTTACGCAGACCATCAAAAGTTCTGACCTTGAGTTCATAAAAGAACTTGGTTCGGGAACATATGGAACTGTTTACCATGGAAAATGGAAGGGTTCTGATGTTGCTATAAAGAAGATTAAGCCAAGTTGCTTTACTGAAGACACAGTGAAGCAAGAGCGAttggtaatttttttcattCGCATTGTTCAGCATAAATATTCCGTTATTTACTTTTCATGAAAAGGAGATCTTGTTTTTTATGCTTGCATGGAGTAGAAAGAAGGTTAGGAGAGGAGAACATCTCTAGATTGTTTTTTATGATTGCGTGCACTTTTATACCTGCGTGCTGTGTTGACGCCTGTTTATTTCTCTGCAGCTTGCTGATTTTTGGAAGGAAGCTCGCATACTCAGCCAGCTTCACCACCCAAATATCGTGGCATTCTATGGTGTAGTGTCAGATGGACCAGTGACGGATTTGGCAACGGTGACAGAGTACATGGTGAATGGCTCCTTAAAACAAGTTTTGCAAAAGAAAGACCGGTAAGATAGTTTTACAGCATAATACAAGGATTTGAAAGTTGTAGTGCTGTGACTGTCGTTTCCCAATCTTTAGTATATAGCTCATAGACCTGGCAATGAATAAATCAGGAGATCATTTTCTGAAGTTGCATTTCTGATTCACAGGACTATTGATCGTCGAAAGAGGCTGATTATAGCAATGGATGCAGCTTTTGGTATGGAATATCTTCATGAGAAGAACATTGTCCATTTTGATCTGAAATCGCATAACTTTCTTGTGAATATGAGGGACCCTCAGCGTCCAGTGTGCAAGGTATGCAGCCCGGGAAAAAATATGGGTGGTTTTATTAGAATTTCTTCTACCTTTATTCTTGTTAAGAATATTTTCTTTCTGCTTACTAATTTGAAATTTCAACTTAATGCATTCAGATTGGTGATCTGGGCTTATCAAAGATCAAGCAGAGGACACTTGTTTCTGGTGGAGTACGAGGTACCATACCGTGGATGGCTCCTGAACTTTTGAGCAGCAACAACAACTTGGTGACAGAAAAGGTGAAGATCACCATTAAATGACCAAACGCTTCTAGTTTTCATGTCTTTTTGTCGATTACAATACTGTTTTTGAATGACTTCGCAGGTTGATGTGTACTCATTTGGAATTGTGATGTGGGAGCTCTTGACCGGGGAGGAACCATATGGACGCCTGCGCTCAGAGGAAATGATAGGTATTCATTAAGTTAAACTTAGCAAAATAGAAGTTCGACAACTGAATTGCTTTCTTCTTATGGGCGATCAAAATTTGCTTAAAAGCATTTTATTATGATATTTTCAGCTGGTATAATAAAAGGCAGTCTCCGACCTGAAATCCCAAGCTGGTGCGATCCAACATGGAGATCGTTAATGGAAAGGTGCTGGTCATCTGACCCCAACTCTAGGCCAACCTTCTCCGAAATTGCAAAGGAGCTACGCGCCATGTCAGCTGCCATGAACATCAAGTGACAAATATTGAAGCTCGCCTACACGCTCATGTAAATATTTCAGGATCACCAGGAGGAGGAAGTGCACGTGCTGAGACATGGTTAAGTTTTGCCGTCCGCTGTCATGTGCAGTCTAATGAATCTTGCAGTAGGTTTAGTCACGTTGGGTGCCGTTTTTGCAGTTTTTGCACCGGTATGTGATAGGGCGAACAGGTAGCGTATGCAGACGGAGGCTGAAGTATATGAAAATTTCGGTCCTCGGTAGCTGGATGGTCCTGAAAATTTTTCATCAAGGCCTTGATTGTGGACTTTCCtatagaatatattgtatagAACACAATAACATGTAGACCtctgatatttttcttttcccatGAATTAATATTCCACTTAAGATTGTGATCACAATACTGAAGATGGAGAAGGATAGAATTGAATGAGGAAAATGATTTTCGCACTTCCCGGCCTACACTACCTTACTTGGTTATTTTCCTCGATTCACCGTTGATTTATTCAACATTGTAGCCAGAAATAAGAGGAGAAATGCAAGGAGATGAAAATAGGGAGTGCGGAAATGATTTTCCGTTGAATTATTACTAGGAATTTGGCATGATTTGTTGTGGGGGGTGAGGCAGCATGTGCTTTTGGAAGGTACATGCCTAGTTTTTCCTTGCTGTCTGTGGTTGTGGCCCTCAGAAAAGACGGTGAAACTGCAGAAAACTTTCCTGGCCCGGCCAGGCTTCCTACCTACCTACCTACCTACCGAACCCTTAATTAGCTTTGACATGTCAAATAATCTGTCTACAATTATATTGTTTCGAGCGTTAGATTGTTGCACTGCATGTGTACCTAGGGGTTAAAATGATTTATTATTCATGCACTCGAATTGAATTAGTCCTCTACCAatgttttgataaaaaaaatttgaatgtgAATTTTCGAAGTTAAAGTACGTAAAATCCTTAAATTTTTGGTGTGATTTCAAATTAATCTCAAcgttttcaaacattttaaaaGAATACCCAACGTATTGGAGTATCACTTCCGTTAAGTCCTAAGTTAAGAAATCCATTAAGTGCTTATGTGACTTTCATGGTCAAACTTTTTTACTAATGTGGACAAATCTCATGGTGCAACTTTTAATGACGTGATATTCATGATCAAATTAGTCCTAACCTTCTGAATTCATGACGTGATATTCGTGGTATTTAAAAGAACTATAGATACTAGACTAATTCGTCGGTACAATTGCTGGTTTCTTAAGTTTGCAACCCTAAGTGTAGTTTCAGACGAAAAAGAGGTTAGGGTTTCGAAGAAGTATTATGAGGTTTGGCATCCATCGGGACGTATTTAATGAGCAGAAATCCACGTAGATTTGGAAATTATGAGATTTGTCCACGTTATTAACAAAAATTTGATCATGAAGGCCATGTAAACACTTAACGGTTTCTTAACTTGGAACTTAATGAAAGTGATATTTCCTATATGTTGGTTactcttttgaaatttttaaaaggaaattattattagtattccaaaaatctcattgtacACTCAttttaagtgtatttttctttctaattatagaaagtttggagtgccaaataaaattttttgaGTGCTAATAAAAATTCCCttttgaaaaacaaagaaactaaTTTGGAATCACATCAAAAAA is from Pyrus communis chromosome 10, drPyrComm1.1, whole genome shotgun sequence and encodes:
- the LOC137748717 gene encoding uncharacterized protein, whose protein sequence is MTTMKEPPLSRRRRPTCHQPKMLKLVCCFNGAFLTRPPSGKLRYVGGEARIVSVDRNIVYSKLRSKILDLCPNSNTSVTLVYQLPGSGSDSDSAAPLVIVASDDDVRCMIEEYDKLELYGKSPRLWVFVCCSNGSDDVNGYVNCVKGVKFSNGLESESEHVGTHHRHLGGEAHVEEKTAVKNFGGGRSGDESLRKKVLKQQLLAKQSAFRRRFGAGESDVEMGFLGESQKGGSFDNRLGTNCGDNLGSFSVSQANPLNPRDGNLRLKSKSYGQCYSGRSGRVLCNGVGRSSQAPPAKPVPGCNGCCSDAKQDCRSNGMAGISYVNRENIMPWEWGSDSLAGTTVYPVKSSCSGHRAWCGLKSQIRNHRFGVNDARNKRCYQYHVWNHNRINIAEMGSHRTRRGISARKCYPGLRPNLNIAKQGQPVRVYNPSLWRQCSGFSEHAMEERLRMMGSSSTKDSYLIDNPSGSYSGNCGAYTGVGNQSLVNSDAIESSSPSVKTMDILEDRLTGSKFGKCECPYQTSYENLHGMPGYCELEKETRLMDSHEVANTSGFPSEVGCSNGLEGDNKLPDGEAVIDALQNCKNGINDIQVSCSGVPASVSVSLHNLSLSSSKEVEAPQLSSHASSVVSSDVKHQSKPRDLMDEGQFTPDHQVDESNGVAPNPASQNSAKKEKDNVHDEEVQQDPSSGITIDEKANNKVIGGTSSDLAAFYAHLATRELQTIKSSDLEFIKELGSGTYGTVYHGKWKGSDVAIKKIKPSCFTEDTVKQERLLADFWKEARILSQLHHPNIVAFYGVVSDGPVTDLATVTEYMVNGSLKQVLQKKDRTIDRRKRLIIAMDAAFGMEYLHEKNIVHFDLKSHNFLVNMRDPQRPVCKIGDLGLSKIKQRTLVSGGVRGTIPWMAPELLSSNNNLVTEKVDVYSFGIVMWELLTGEEPYGRLRSEEMIAGIIKGSLRPEIPSWCDPTWRSLMERCWSSDPNSRPTFSEIAKELRAMSAAMNIK